A window of the Alnus glutinosa chromosome 4, dhAlnGlut1.1, whole genome shotgun sequence genome harbors these coding sequences:
- the LOC133866217 gene encoding glutathione S-transferase T3-like has protein sequence MDSQGKGNTSFINLLNQDYDESMGSPYLSVEIDKPESEIATNLKKPRSGNFSIEEDVLLVESWINTSVDPVNGNEQSKKKYWWRIWEKYHEHNTFNTSRNETSLLNKWGVIHKNVNKFCGCLAQVESAHQSGITQQDKITGAKELYWTLVCIPFAYEHCWNLLKNCPKGSTNSDKTIKRLFGNASSPFTESPINLGEDNVSTSNLVDLERHEGRKTAKQRLNKKKSNDNNDDIVVGLLTQMNERAMITTERKLQLMEKTSAQEDTRIQFEGEKI, from the exons ATGGATTCTCAAGGGAAAGGAAACACATCTTTCATCAACCTCTTAAATCAAGATTATGATGAATCCATGGGATCTCCATATCTAAGTGTTGAAATTGATAAACCAGAATCTGAGATTGCAACCAATCTTAAGAAACCCAGAAGTGGCAACTTTAGCATTGAAGAAGATGTTCTACTTGTAGAATCATGGATAAATACTAGTGTTGATCCAGTGAATGGGAATGAGCAATCAAAGAAGAAATATTGGTGGAGAATTTGGGAGAAGTACCATGAACATAATACCTTCAATACTAGTCGGAATGAGACATCTCTACTTAATAAATGGGGAGTAATTCATAAGAACGTAAATAAATTTTGTGGATGCTTAGCTCAGGTTGAGTCAGCACATCAAAGTGGGATCACTCAACAAGATAAG ATTACTGGGGCAAAGGAGTTATACTGGACTTTGGTTTGCATTCCATTTGCTTATGAACATTGCTGGAATTTATTGAAGAATTGTCCAAAAGGGAGTACTAACAgtgataaaacaataaaaagattATTCGGAAATGCATCTTCACCTTTTACTGAAAGTCCGATAAATCTAGGGGAAGATAATGTCTCTACTAGTAACTTGGTAGATTTGGAGAGACATGAAGGCAGGAAGACCGCAAAACAaagattgaataaaaaaaagagcaatGATAACAATGATGATATTGTTGTGGGGTTACTAACTCAGATGAACGAAAGAGCAATGATAACAACTGAGAGGAAACTACAACTTATGGAAAAAACAAGTGCTCAAGAGGATACTAGGATTCAATTTGAGGGAGAGAAAATTTGA
- the LOC133867480 gene encoding ATP-dependent Clp protease adapter protein CLPS1, chloroplastic: METAMCGRVPLSPNHVFNPTKPGDKYSAYKQCTNRSVLMTVSAAGLGKGGGLLEKPTIEKTTPGRESEFDLRKSRKMSPPYRVLLHNDNFNKREYVVQVLMKVIPGMSLDNAVNIMQEAHYNGLAVVIICAQVDAEEHCMQLRGNGLLSSIEPASGGCE, from the exons ATGGAAACTGCTATGTGCGGTCGAGTCCCTCTTTCACCGAACCACGTCTTCAACCCTACCAAACCTg GGGATAAGTACTCTGCTTACAAGCAATGCACGAACCGGAGCGTTTTGATGACAGTATCCGCCGCTGGGCTAGGGAAAGGTGGCGGCTTACTGGAGAAGCCTACCATTGAGAAGACGACACCTGGCCGTGAATCTGAGTTCGACTTGAG AAAATCAAGGAAAATGTCGCCACCTTACCGTGTTCTGCTGCATAACGACAACTTCAACAAGCGGGAGTATGTTGTCCAAGTGTTAATGAAGGTCATCCCTGGAATGAGCCTCGACAATGCAGTTAATATCATGCAAGAGGCTCATTATAATGGCCTGGCTGTGGTAATTATCTGTGCCCAAGTTGATGCAGAGGAGCATTGTATGCAACTGAGAGGAAATGGTCTTTTGAGTTCAATTGAGCCTGCCAGTGGTGGCTGTGAGTAA